The following proteins come from a genomic window of Aequorivita marisscotiae:
- the lepA gene encoding translation elongation factor 4 yields MKNIRNFCIIAHIDHGKSTLADRLLDATGAVTDREKQAQLLDSMDLERERGITIKSHAIQMDYEYKGEKYTLNLIDTPGHVDFSYEVSRSIAACEGALLIVDAAQSIQAQTISNLYLALENDLEIIPVLNKVDLPSANVEEVTDDIVDLLGCKPEEVIPASAKTGLGIEEILSAIIERIPAPKGNPDESLQALIFDSVYNPFRGVETYFRVLNGEIRKGQHIKFMATGKSYFADEVGTLRLKQFPRDVIKTGDVGYLITGIKEAKEVKVGDTITDSKNPTVNMIEGFEDVKPMVFAGIYPVDTEDYEELRNSMEKLQLNDASLVFIPESSAALGFGFRCGFLGMLHLEIIQERLEREFDMTVITTVPNVSYYAYTNKNPETPILVNNPSDLPEPSTLNRVEEPYIKATIITKSDFVGSVMSLCIEKRGEITNQTYLTTERVELTFDMPLAEIVFDFYDRLKTVSKGYASFDYSPIGMRQSHLVKVDVLLNGNVVDALSALLHRDNAYDIGKKICEKLRQLIPRQQFDIPIQAAIGAKIIARETVKALRKDVTAKCYGGDISRKRKLLEKQKKGKKRMRQVGNVEIPQEAFMAVLKLND; encoded by the coding sequence ATGAAGAACATACGCAATTTTTGCATTATTGCCCATATAGACCACGGAAAAAGCACCTTGGCAGATAGACTTTTAGATGCCACTGGCGCCGTGACCGATCGCGAAAAACAAGCCCAATTACTGGATAGTATGGATTTGGAACGCGAACGCGGCATAACCATTAAGAGCCATGCCATTCAAATGGATTATGAATACAAAGGTGAAAAATACACCTTAAATTTAATTGATACGCCTGGCCACGTAGATTTTTCGTACGAAGTTTCCCGTTCCATTGCCGCTTGTGAAGGAGCTTTGCTAATCGTAGATGCCGCACAAAGCATACAGGCACAAACAATTTCAAACCTATATTTGGCTTTAGAAAACGACCTGGAAATAATTCCGGTACTGAATAAAGTAGATCTTCCCTCTGCAAATGTAGAAGAAGTAACCGATGATATTGTAGATCTTTTGGGCTGTAAACCCGAAGAAGTAATACCAGCAAGTGCTAAAACAGGTCTGGGAATCGAAGAAATTTTAAGTGCCATTATTGAACGTATCCCGGCGCCAAAAGGTAATCCAGACGAATCGTTGCAAGCACTGATTTTTGATTCAGTTTACAATCCCTTTCGTGGAGTTGAAACATATTTTAGAGTGCTAAATGGCGAAATTCGAAAAGGACAGCACATTAAATTTATGGCTACCGGCAAAAGTTATTTCGCAGATGAAGTGGGAACTTTAAGGTTGAAACAATTTCCCAGAGACGTTATTAAAACAGGCGATGTAGGTTACTTAATTACCGGAATTAAAGAAGCCAAAGAAGTAAAAGTTGGCGATACCATAACCGATTCTAAAAACCCAACTGTTAATATGATTGAAGGGTTTGAAGATGTAAAACCTATGGTTTTTGCCGGGATATATCCTGTAGATACCGAAGATTATGAAGAGTTGCGAAACTCCATGGAAAAGTTGCAACTAAACGATGCTTCGCTCGTATTTATTCCAGAAAGTTCTGCAGCCCTTGGTTTCGGTTTTCGCTGTGGATTTTTAGGCATGCTTCACCTGGAAATAATTCAAGAAAGATTGGAGCGAGAGTTTGATATGACGGTTATTACCACCGTTCCAAACGTTTCGTATTACGCTTACACCAATAAAAACCCGGAAACTCCCATTCTCGTAAATAACCCATCAGATTTACCGGAACCCTCCACTTTAAATCGTGTAGAAGAACCGTATATTAAAGCGACTATTATTACCAAATCAGACTTTGTGGGTTCGGTTATGTCGCTATGTATTGAAAAAAGAGGCGAAATTACCAACCAGACATATTTAACTACCGAACGAGTTGAACTAACTTTTGATATGCCTTTGGCAGAAATTGTTTTCGACTTCTACGATAGGCTTAAAACCGTTTCAAAAGGATACGCTTCCTTTGACTACTCGCCAATAGGAATGCGGCAATCGCACTTAGTTAAGGTTGATGTATTATTGAACGGAAATGTTGTAGATGCACTTTCTGCGCTCCTTCACCGAGACAACGCCTACGATATTGGCAAAAAAATCTGTGAAAAGTTACGACAACTTATTCCCAGACAACAGTTTGACATCCCTATTCAGGCCGCTATCGGAGCCAAAATTATTGCTCGTGAAACTGTGAAAGCCCTACGAAAAGACGTAACCGCAAAATGTTACGGAGGCGATATTTCGCGTAAAAGAAAGCTTTTAGAAAAACAGAAAAAAGGTAAAAAACGAATGCGCCAAGTGGGCAATGTAGAAATTCCGCAAGAGGCTTTTATGGCGGTACTTAAATTAAATGATTAG
- a CDS encoding TonB-dependent receptor domain-containing protein, which produces MRKFFILLCCLQQCVLLAQDFSISGLVSDAENTPLSFVNVLLYGAESEEPIKGTTTDDDGYFAIKNLPAGNYKLNFSYIGFETQEQTVAVSSNQNLGTIILKINQQMLDETVVTAKLPTIKKTVGKLVFNVENTSLSVGSTMDLLKKTPGVVVIGENIQVKFSSPTIYINGKRVYLSAAEVASLLENTDATNIKSVEVITNPGSKYDAEAGTILNIVTTKAISIGYKGSVNATYTQGIFPKYSFGTSHFYKNNWLNLYGSYTYNTKKEFKEDESYLRFFKPDEVSTKSIWETYFNRTTNSENHNGNMVMDFTIDEKNTISLASTISVSPASTYFNNGTAAIYNSQMQLDSTNTTLSGVNYKKDNLTFALDYQRKLNENGATLSAAANYIYYNSNQDQDVSTHYFLPNNEFIKHNSFFTNSAQKSNILTAQTDISTPYWGGTFEIGFKLSKINTDSKIDFFDTVNNTDTYNWALSDDFNYKEKIYAEYVKFEKDWEKWSFTAGLRAEYTDTNANSRRLGKTTNQDYFDVFPSASVNYSINDNNNIGIGYNRSIQRPRYESLNPFKYFITENNYIGGDPNLVPSIKDKITLSYSLKNKWLFDLYYENIKNELGYLSFQNNENSVLRSVYDNLIEAYQYSFDVVYYNSLTPWWYFQLSTSSYYLSNKFEALESSQQAYTNDTFGQYLQTFNRFTLTKDQSFTADLSALYISNFVFGNRYFKNQSFVNISFRKVFWDKRASVTAGVDDIFNTLNNVVSVAKYYNQDNRFFVNEESRLFRLGFKYNFGNARLRDNNKTIETDEGDRL; this is translated from the coding sequence ATGAGAAAATTTTTTATACTCCTATGCTGCCTTCAGCAGTGTGTTTTATTGGCTCAAGATTTTTCTATCTCAGGGCTGGTGAGCGATGCAGAAAATACCCCTTTATCCTTTGTAAATGTGTTGCTCTATGGGGCTGAATCTGAAGAGCCCATAAAAGGTACAACTACCGATGACGATGGTTATTTCGCAATAAAAAACTTGCCCGCTGGTAATTATAAATTGAACTTTAGTTACATAGGTTTTGAAACGCAGGAACAAACCGTTGCAGTTTCCTCCAACCAAAATTTAGGTACCATTATTTTAAAGATAAATCAGCAAATGCTAGATGAAACGGTGGTCACGGCAAAATTACCGACTATAAAAAAAACTGTTGGTAAATTGGTCTTTAATGTAGAAAACACCTCATTATCTGTGGGCAGCACTATGGATCTTCTTAAAAAAACACCAGGTGTCGTAGTTATTGGTGAAAATATACAAGTTAAATTTTCATCACCCACCATCTATATTAATGGTAAACGAGTTTATTTGTCTGCAGCCGAAGTAGCTTCACTTTTAGAAAATACCGATGCCACGAATATTAAATCTGTTGAGGTAATTACTAATCCAGGTTCAAAATACGATGCCGAGGCTGGCACTATTCTAAATATTGTTACTACAAAGGCAATTTCAATAGGATACAAAGGCTCGGTGAATGCCACATATACTCAGGGAATATTTCCAAAATACAGTTTTGGTACTTCACATTTTTATAAAAACAACTGGCTAAATCTGTACGGTAGCTACACGTACAATACTAAAAAGGAATTTAAAGAAGACGAGAGCTATCTTCGATTTTTTAAACCAGATGAAGTTTCTACAAAATCTATTTGGGAAACCTATTTTAACCGAACTACAAATTCCGAAAACCATAACGGCAATATGGTAATGGATTTTACTATAGATGAAAAAAATACAATTAGTTTGGCTTCCACTATTTCGGTATCGCCGGCAAGCACGTATTTTAATAATGGCACCGCGGCTATTTATAATTCACAAATGCAATTAGACTCTACCAATACTACATTGAGTGGGGTAAATTATAAAAAGGATAACCTAACCTTTGCGTTAGACTATCAAAGAAAATTAAACGAGAATGGTGCTACCCTTTCTGCTGCTGCCAATTATATTTATTATAATAGCAATCAAGATCAAGACGTTAGCACCCATTATTTTTTGCCCAATAACGAATTTATAAAACACAACAGCTTTTTTACAAATTCGGCACAAAAGAGTAATATTCTTACTGCGCAGACCGATATATCTACACCGTATTGGGGTGGTACTTTTGAAATAGGGTTTAAATTGAGCAAAATAAACACGGATAGTAAAATAGACTTTTTTGATACCGTAAATAATACAGATACATATAACTGGGCGCTCTCAGACGATTTTAATTACAAAGAAAAAATCTATGCCGAATATGTAAAATTTGAAAAAGATTGGGAGAAATGGAGCTTTACTGCCGGACTGCGGGCTGAATATACAGACACTAACGCCAATTCGCGAAGGCTTGGAAAAACAACCAACCAAGACTATTTTGATGTTTTTCCTTCGGCATCGGTTAATTATAGTATTAACGATAATAACAACATTGGTATTGGCTATAACCGAAGTATTCAGCGGCCACGATATGAGAGCCTAAATCCGTTCAAATATTTTATAACAGAAAACAATTATATAGGAGGAGATCCCAATTTAGTGCCTTCAATAAAAGATAAAATTACTTTAAGTTATTCCCTCAAGAACAAATGGTTGTTTGATTTGTATTACGAAAACATTAAAAATGAATTGGGGTATTTATCATTTCAGAATAATGAAAATAGTGTGTTGCGAAGCGTTTATGACAATCTTATCGAAGCCTATCAATACAGTTTTGATGTTGTATATTACAACTCACTCACCCCTTGGTGGTATTTTCAGCTATCTACCTCATCCTATTATCTATCTAATAAATTTGAGGCATTAGAAAGCTCACAACAGGCCTATACCAACGATACATTCGGGCAGTATTTACAAACGTTTAACCGCTTTACCCTTACAAAAGATCAATCGTTTACGGCAGATCTTTCGGCACTTTATATTTCAAACTTTGTCTTCGGAAACCGCTATTTTAAAAACCAAAGCTTTGTAAATATTTCGTTTAGAAAAGTATTTTGGGACAAACGCGCGAGTGTAACCGCGGGAGTTGACGATATTTTTAACACTTTAAACAATGTTGTTTCTGTCGCTAAATATTACAATCAGGACAACCGTTTTTTTGTTAATGAAGAAAGCCGACTTTTCCGCCTTGGATTTAAATATAACTTCGGAAATGCCCGACTTCGCGATAACAATAAAACAATAGAAACTGACGAAGGCGACAGGTTATAA
- the dusB gene encoding tRNA dihydrouridine synthase DusB — protein MPKIGNIQLPDFPLLLAPMEDVSDPPFRALCKEQGADVVFTEFISSEGLIRDAAKSVMKLDIYEKERPVGIQIFGAVLESMLRSVEIVEASGPDMIDINFGCPVKKVVSKGAGAGILKDIDLMVSLTEAMVKHTKLPVTVKTRLGWDHDSIKIMEVAERLQDVGCQALSIHGRTRAQMYKGDADWKPIADVKNNPRMHIPIFGNGDVDSSEKAMEMRDKYGLDGAMIGRASIGYPWFFKEVKHYFKTGEHLPPPTMAERVYAAKRHLQMAIDWKGETLGVFETRRHYTNYFKGIPNFKEYRMKMVTSDDSASVFEAFEEVLEVFGDYEFA, from the coding sequence TTGCCAAAAATAGGAAACATACAACTGCCTGATTTTCCATTGCTTTTAGCGCCCATGGAAGACGTTAGCGACCCTCCATTCCGCGCACTTTGCAAAGAGCAGGGGGCCGATGTGGTTTTTACTGAATTTATCTCTTCGGAAGGGCTTATTCGCGATGCTGCCAAAAGCGTAATGAAGCTGGATATTTACGAAAAGGAACGCCCCGTTGGAATCCAGATTTTTGGTGCCGTTTTGGAGTCTATGCTTCGCAGTGTAGAAATAGTTGAAGCCAGCGGCCCAGATATGATTGATATTAATTTTGGCTGTCCGGTGAAAAAAGTAGTTTCAAAAGGCGCCGGCGCAGGTATTTTGAAAGATATTGATTTAATGGTGAGCTTAACTGAAGCAATGGTAAAGCATACCAAACTTCCCGTTACAGTAAAAACGCGATTGGGTTGGGATCACGATTCCATTAAAATTATGGAAGTTGCCGAACGTTTGCAGGATGTAGGCTGCCAAGCTCTTTCCATTCACGGTCGTACGCGTGCGCAAATGTATAAAGGAGACGCCGATTGGAAACCCATTGCCGATGTAAAAAACAACCCGCGAATGCACATTCCCATCTTTGGGAACGGCGATGTTGATTCTTCAGAAAAAGCGATGGAAATGCGCGACAAATACGGTTTGGATGGCGCCATGATAGGCCGTGCCAGCATAGGTTATCCGTGGTTTTTTAAGGAGGTGAAACACTATTTTAAAACGGGCGAACACTTACCGCCGCCAACAATGGCTGAGCGTGTTTATGCAGCTAAACGTCATTTACAAATGGCTATAGACTGGAAAGGCGAAACCCTTGGCGTTTTTGAAACCCGCCGCCATTATACAAACTATTTTAAGGGCATCCCAAACTTTAAGGAATACCGAATGAAAATGGTTACAAGCGATGATTCTGCTTCGGTTTTTGAAGCTTTTGAGGAGGTTTTGGAAGTATTTGGGGATTATGAGTTTGCTTAA
- a CDS encoding FAD-binding oxidoreductase produces the protein MQPLKILNTHYISHNVKCFVLEKPSGFTYTPGQSARISINLPNWKDQIRPFTFTSLQHWEYLEFIVKIYEDHKGVTSQMGRLKTGDELLLHDVYGTIKYKGPGIFIAGGTGITPFIAIFRALFESGNLRNLALLYSNKTKEDIILHDELTKMLGPAYRNVFTQEGVIGFRERRIDRKFLIETIGSFDSRFYVCGPKKFTEEICKALVSLGTNPEYLIV, from the coding sequence ATGCAGCCGCTCAAGATACTCAACACCCATTATATTTCTCACAACGTTAAATGCTTTGTACTAGAAAAACCATCAGGGTTTACTTATACTCCGGGACAATCGGCACGTATTTCCATCAATTTGCCAAACTGGAAGGACCAAATCCGTCCATTTACATTTACGTCGTTACAGCATTGGGAATACTTAGAATTCATCGTAAAAATTTACGAAGATCACAAAGGTGTAACTTCGCAAATGGGCAGATTAAAGACTGGTGACGAACTGTTACTCCACGATGTTTACGGCACAATCAAGTATAAAGGTCCCGGTATATTTATAGCTGGCGGTACGGGAATCACCCCTTTTATTGCAATATTTAGAGCGCTTTTTGAAAGTGGAAATCTGCGGAATCTCGCACTTTTGTATTCCAACAAAACCAAGGAAGACATAATTTTACACGATGAATTAACGAAAATGTTGGGGCCAGCCTACAGAAATGTTTTCACTCAAGAAGGGGTAATTGGCTTTCGCGAACGCAGAATTGATCGAAAATTTCTTATTGAAACAATCGGAAGTTTCGATTCGCGATTCTATGTTTGTGGTCCTAAAAAATTTACAGAAGAAATTTGTAAAGCATTGGTGAGCTTGGGTACAAACCCCGAATATCTAATAGTTTAA
- a CDS encoding ABC transporter permease — translation MNFSLYIAKRYLFSKSSNNAINIITGIAAVGVVVGAMCLFIVLSGFSGLKDFSLQFTNIFDSDLKIIPKNGKTILFTEAQKNELNDIEGIETFSEIIEERIFLHYKGKNHIAYIKGVDSLYGKVTQLDSIMYYGDWFVRNQNEVVVGLSTIAKLSLGVRDYGALLEIYVPKPGTGQLNALDPTDAFTKENVVVSGVYQVNEELDAKYVFSDLEFARNLLSLDSTKISSIEIKLSPTATEDKVRSEIEKIFPEGITIKNRIQQNDTLYKMLNTENIAVYLIFTLVLIIALFNVIGSIIMMVLDKRKNIKTLYNLGASLPEIRRIFFLQGTLMTVLGGSFGIFLGILAVMAQLKFEFVAITSTLPYPVKLELLNIVIVFVTISVLGIIASKIASSRVREKLLI, via the coding sequence TTGAATTTTTCGCTCTACATCGCCAAGCGTTATTTGTTTTCAAAAAGCAGTAACAATGCTATTAATATTATTACGGGCATCGCGGCGGTGGGCGTGGTTGTGGGAGCCATGTGCTTGTTCATAGTGCTTTCGGGCTTTTCGGGACTAAAAGACTTTAGTCTTCAGTTTACAAATATTTTTGACAGCGATCTTAAAATAATTCCCAAAAACGGTAAAACAATATTATTTACCGAGGCCCAAAAAAATGAGTTAAACGATATTGAAGGCATTGAAACCTTTTCAGAAATAATCGAAGAACGAATATTTCTTCATTATAAAGGAAAAAACCACATCGCCTATATTAAAGGTGTAGATTCACTTTATGGAAAAGTAACGCAGCTAGACAGTATAATGTACTATGGCGATTGGTTTGTTAGAAACCAAAATGAAGTTGTAGTAGGGCTTTCTACCATTGCGAAACTATCGTTGGGAGTGCGCGATTATGGCGCACTTTTGGAAATTTACGTTCCAAAACCGGGGACGGGACAACTCAATGCACTGGATCCAACAGATGCTTTCACAAAAGAAAATGTAGTAGTTTCCGGGGTGTACCAAGTAAACGAGGAACTGGATGCAAAATATGTTTTTTCCGACTTAGAATTTGCTAGAAATTTGCTGTCCTTAGATAGTACTAAAATTTCTTCTATTGAAATAAAACTTTCACCTACGGCAACAGAAGACAAAGTGCGAAGCGAAATTGAAAAAATTTTTCCAGAAGGTATTACTATCAAAAACAGAATTCAGCAAAACGACACGCTTTATAAAATGCTCAATACCGAAAATATCGCGGTATATTTAATCTTCACTTTGGTATTGATAATTGCCCTTTTCAACGTAATTGGTTCCATAATTATGATGGTATTAGACAAGCGAAAAAACATAAAAACACTCTACAACTTGGGTGCTTCATTGCCAGAAATCCGTCGTATCTTCTTTCTTCAAGGTACCTTAATGACCGTGCTTGGAGGTTCGTTCGGAATTTTCTTGGGAATTCTAGCCGTAATGGCACAACTTAAATTTGAGTTTGTAGCTATAACCAGTACCCTTCCCTATCCTGTAAAATTAGAGTTACTGAATATTGTAATTGTTTTTGTAACGATTAGTGTGTTAGGAATTATCGCTTCAAAAATTGCATCGAGTAGAGTTCGGGAGAAGCTGTTAATTTAA
- the rbfA gene encoding 30S ribosome-binding factor RbfA, translating to MEESNRQKKIASVLQNDLANVLQNMLREAGQTGIIISVSKVTVTTDLSISKVYVSVFPADKADGIVVELNKLKPTIKHQIAQLTKNQLRKMPDLSFYNDDSLEYIEKIDKAVKGEDNPLKNPDLLPKRKKS from the coding sequence ATGGAAGAAAGTAATAGACAAAAGAAAATTGCGAGTGTTTTACAAAACGACCTCGCAAATGTGTTGCAAAATATGCTTCGCGAAGCCGGACAAACAGGCATAATAATTTCCGTAAGTAAGGTAACGGTTACCACAGATCTTTCTATTTCGAAAGTATATGTAAGTGTATTTCCAGCAGATAAAGCCGATGGTATTGTGGTTGAACTAAACAAATTAAAACCAACTATAAAACATCAAATTGCACAGCTTACCAAGAACCAACTGCGTAAAATGCCGGATCTTTCCTTTTATAACGACGATTCGTTGGAATATATTGAAAAGATAGACAAGGCAGTAAAAGGTGAAGATAATCCTTTAAAAAATCCGGATTTACTTCCGAAACGAAAAAAGTCATAA
- the mce gene encoding methylmalonyl-CoA epimerase, with amino-acid sequence MEKIEHIGIAVKNIKDANKIYEVLLGAAPYKSEKVESEGVETSFFQCGESKIELLEALNPDSPIAKFIEKRGEGIHHIAFAVKDIEAEMARLKKEGFVLLNEKPKRGADNKWVAFIHPKSANGVLVELCQEIENN; translated from the coding sequence ATGGAGAAAATAGAACACATAGGTATTGCGGTTAAAAATATTAAAGATGCAAATAAAATATACGAAGTCTTACTGGGAGCCGCTCCGTACAAAAGTGAAAAGGTGGAAAGTGAAGGAGTGGAAACTTCCTTTTTTCAGTGTGGGGAAAGTAAAATAGAACTTTTGGAAGCATTAAACCCCGATAGTCCGATTGCAAAATTTATTGAAAAAAGAGGCGAGGGCATACATCACATTGCATTTGCGGTAAAAGATATTGAAGCAGAAATGGCCCGTTTAAAAAAAGAAGGCTTTGTATTGCTAAACGAAAAACCCAAAAGAGGCGCTGATAATAAATGGGTTGCTTTTATTCACCCAAAGTCTGCAAATGGAGTTTTGGTAGAGCTTTGCCAAGAAATTGAGAATAACTAA
- a CDS encoding PID-CTERM protein-sorting domain-containing protein: MLSNIYLLMFLVVQAREDVPPPNDPPPPGPQLPIDDSLWILIVAGLIYGIYIVYKHRKAINKAS, translated from the coding sequence ATGCTATCAAACATTTATCTTTTAATGTTTTTGGTTGTGCAGGCTAGAGAAGATGTGCCACCACCAAATGATCCACCACCCCCCGGTCCCCAATTACCAATTGATGATTCGTTATGGATTTTAATTGTGGCTGGTCTAATTTATGGAATCTATATAGTTTACAAACATCGCAAAGCTATAAATAAGGCGTCATAA
- a CDS encoding riboflavin synthase, with translation MFTGIIETVGEIAQLTREGENLHIEVASSLSQELKIDQSVSHNGVCLTVVKIHEASYVVTAIKETLDKTNLKNLKIGSLVNLERAMKLGDRLDGHMVQGHVDGTATCTQIENKSGSWVFTFQYNNTNFGTVEKGSITVNGVSLTVVNSKKEAFSVAIIPYTFENTNFKTINVGSEVNLEFDIIGKYIKNLMTPYL, from the coding sequence ATGTTTACAGGAATTATTGAAACCGTTGGCGAAATTGCCCAACTTACCCGCGAAGGTGAAAATCTTCATATTGAAGTAGCAAGTTCACTGTCGCAGGAACTTAAAATAGACCAAAGCGTTTCGCACAATGGGGTGTGTTTAACTGTTGTAAAAATACACGAAGCATCGTATGTGGTTACCGCTATTAAAGAAACTTTGGATAAAACAAATCTTAAAAATCTAAAAATTGGTTCGTTGGTAAATTTAGAAAGAGCCATGAAACTCGGCGACCGTTTAGATGGGCATATGGTTCAAGGACATGTGGATGGCACAGCTACTTGTACTCAAATTGAAAATAAAAGTGGCAGTTGGGTTTTTACTTTTCAATATAACAATACAAATTTCGGCACTGTTGAAAAAGGATCTATTACTGTTAATGGCGTTAGTTTAACTGTGGTAAATTCTAAAAAGGAAGCTTTTAGTGTAGCTATTATTCCCTATACTTTTGAGAATACCAATTTTAAAACAATTAACGTGGGAAGCGAAGTAAATTTAGAATTTGATATTATTGGGAAGTACATAAAAAATCTTATGACGCCTTATTTATAG
- the pdxA gene encoding 4-hydroxythreonine-4-phosphate dehydrogenase PdxA: MSAEDKIVVGISIGDINGIGSEVILKTFEDSRMLEFCTPVIFASVKLLSFFKKHFETDINFHGIDKIEDCIPKKINVLNVWKEHVDVKFGAETPAGGEYAIKSLKAAVEALKAEKIDALVTAPINKANIQSENFNFPGHTNYLAQELEGESLMLLISENLRVGLLTDHVPVKDVAKNIDRARIDKKINTIYHTLIEDFGIEKPKVAVLGINPHTGDNGVIGDEDDTILRPALDNIRKNGKMVFGPYAADSFFGSGNYKNFDAIIASYHDQGLIPFKTLAFGKGVNFTAGLNRIRTSPDHGTAFDLAGKNEANFESFREAVFSAVSIYKTREQYKEISKNPLQTNRKRGFSKKK, translated from the coding sequence ATGAGCGCAGAAGATAAAATAGTGGTGGGTATTTCCATAGGCGATATAAATGGCATTGGAAGTGAAGTAATTCTAAAAACATTTGAAGATTCGCGTATGTTAGAGTTTTGCACGCCCGTTATTTTTGCTTCGGTTAAGTTGCTGTCTTTCTTTAAAAAGCACTTCGAAACTGATATAAACTTTCACGGAATAGATAAAATTGAAGATTGCATTCCCAAGAAAATAAACGTATTAAACGTTTGGAAAGAACACGTAGATGTAAAATTTGGTGCAGAAACACCCGCTGGCGGCGAATATGCCATTAAATCGTTAAAGGCCGCTGTAGAAGCATTAAAAGCTGAAAAAATTGACGCCCTGGTTACCGCGCCTATTAATAAAGCTAACATACAGTCAGAAAATTTTAACTTCCCGGGCCATACAAATTATTTGGCACAGGAACTTGAAGGGGAGAGTTTAATGCTATTAATTTCTGAAAACTTGCGTGTTGGGTTACTTACAGACCATGTACCCGTAAAGGACGTAGCCAAAAATATAGATCGCGCACGTATCGATAAAAAAATAAATACAATTTACCATACTTTAATTGAAGACTTTGGGATTGAAAAACCAAAAGTAGCGGTTTTGGGTATTAATCCCCACACTGGCGATAATGGAGTTATTGGAGACGAAGACGACACTATTTTGCGCCCCGCCTTAGACAATATCCGAAAAAATGGCAAAATGGTCTTTGGGCCCTATGCTGCCGATAGCTTTTTTGGTTCGGGCAACTATAAAAATTTTGATGCAATTATTGCGTCGTACCACGATCAAGGTTTAATACCGTTTAAAACGTTGGCTTTCGGAAAGGGAGTAAATTTTACCGCGGGACTTAACCGCATACGCACTTCGCCAGATCACGGAACAGCTTTCGATTTAGCAGGAAAGAACGAAGCCAATTTTGAGTCTTTTCGCGAAGCGGTTTTTAGCGCAGTTTCAATTTATAAAACACGCGAACAATACAAAGAAATTTCAAAAAATCCGCTCCAGACAAATCGCAAAAGAGGGTTCTCAAAAAAGAAATAA
- a CDS encoding YceD family protein: MKDLKEFTIPFVGLKLGKHQFNFELKKAFFEHFEYDEFNDAAINLDVQLEKMSTLLEITLTFNGSVNVACDTTNEPFDQEIAGSYNFVVKFGEEYNDENEDLLILPHGSYEVNIQQYVYESVVLAMPSRKIHPGIADGTLKSDILDKLEELSPKAIDQEELPEDNNTDPRWDSLKKLLTDK; the protein is encoded by the coding sequence ATGAAGGATTTGAAAGAGTTTACCATCCCTTTCGTAGGGTTGAAATTAGGAAAACACCAGTTTAACTTTGAATTAAAAAAAGCGTTCTTTGAGCATTTTGAGTATGACGAATTTAATGACGCTGCCATTAATCTCGACGTACAGCTGGAAAAAATGAGCACGTTGCTCGAGATTACATTAACATTTAATGGGTCTGTAAACGTTGCTTGCGATACAACAAATGAGCCTTTTGATCAAGAAATTGCCGGCTCGTATAATTTTGTTGTAAAATTTGGTGAGGAATATAATGATGAAAATGAAGATTTGCTCATTTTGCCTCACGGAAGTTACGAAGTAAACATCCAGCAATACGTTTATGAATCTGTTGTGTTGGCTATGCCCTCACGAAAAATTCATCCGGGAATTGCAGACGGCACATTAAAAAGCGATATACTCGATAAACTTGAAGAATTAAGTCCGAAGGCCATAGATCAAGAAGAACTGCCCGAAGACAACAATACCGATCCCCGATGGGATTCATTAAAAAAACTATTAACGGATAAATAA
- the rpmF gene encoding 50S ribosomal protein L32, producing the protein MAHPKRKISKTRRDKRRTHYKATAPTLATDPTTGESHLFHRAHWHEGKMYYRGQVVIDATEQVEA; encoded by the coding sequence ATGGCACATCCAAAGAGAAAAATCTCGAAAACAAGAAGAGATAAGAGAAGAACGCATTACAAAGCTACTGCACCTACGCTTGCAACAGACCCAACAACGGGTGAGTCGCATCTTTTCCACAGAGCACACTGGCACGAAGGCAAGATGTACTACCGCGGTCAAGTTGTAATTGATGCAACTGAGCAGGTAGAAGCTTAA